In the genome of Ammospiza nelsoni isolate bAmmNel1 chromosome 28, bAmmNel1.pri, whole genome shotgun sequence, the window aattggggcatggagagagggaaaaggggcatgggaatgaggaattggggtgcgggaatgaggaattggggtgcgggaatgaggaattggggcatggagagagggaaaaggggcatgggaatgaggaattggggtgtgggaatgaggaattggggcatggagagagggaaaaggggcatgggaatgaggaattggggcatggagagagggaaaaggggcatgggaatgaggaattggggcatggagagagggaaaaggggcatgggaatgaggaattggggtgcgggaatgaggaattggggtgcgggaatgaggaattggggtgcgggaatgaggaattggggcgtggagagagggaaaaggggcatgggaatgaggaattggggtgtgggaatgaggaattggggcatggagagagggaaaaggggcatgggaatgaggaattggggcatggagagagggaaaaggggcatgggaatgaggaattggggtgcgggaatgaggaattggggtgcgggaatgaggaattggggtgcgggaatgaggaattggggcgtggagagagggaaaaggggcatgggaatgaggaattggggtgtgggaatgaggaattggggcatggagagagggaaaaggggcatgggaatgaggaattggggtgcgggaatgaggaattggggtgcgggaatgaggaattggggtgcgggaatgaggaattggggcgtggagagagggaaaaggggcatgggaatgaggaattggggtgtgggaatgaggaattggggcatggagagagggaaaaggggcatgggaatgaggaattggggtgcgggaatgaggaattggggtgcgggaatgaggaattggggcgtggagagagggaaaaggggcatgggaatgaggaattggggtgtgggaatgaggaattggggtgtgggaatgaggaattggggggaaggaaggaaggaaggaaggaaggaaggaaggaaggaaggaaggaaggaaggaaggaaggaaggaaggaaggaaggaaggaaggaaggaaggaaggaaggaaggaaggaaggaaggaaggaaggaaggaaggaaggaaggaaggaaggaaatggggCATGGAAAGAAAGAATTGGGGCATGGAAATAAGGAAAAGGGGGTGAGGAAGAAAGGAATTGGGgaataaaaataaggaaaatggaCACGAAAATAAGGAAAAGGGGGTGAagaaggaaataaggaaaaaggacacggaaataaataaaagtgatAAAACGGAATAAGGGACAATCGCCCCCCGCCCAGCCCGCTCTATCGGCACCCCCGActccccccggccccgctcaccGCGGCCGTAGCCCTGCGTGTGCTTGGCGAAGCTCCGCACCACGGCCTCCACCGCCTCCCGCAGCACCGCGGGCGGCCCGGGCACGGCCCCGGCTCCCGGcccggggggcgcgggggggccCTGCAGGCCcagcgggggcggcggcggcggcagccccagccccgggcccAGCCCCGACCCCGCTGCCGGTGCCGGGCCGAGCCCCGCAGGAGCCCCGGTGAGGCCGGGCCGAGCCCCGCGGGGCCCGGTGCCCACTCCGGGCTGCAGCCGCTGAGCCCGCACCGCCTCCATAGCCGCGCTCCCTCCTCAGCGCCGCGCTGTCAATCAGCGCCGCTCGGAGCTCAGCGAGCCAATAGAAGCGCCGGATCGGGGAGGGGGAGGCGGGGAAAGCATCAGAAGGCCAATCAGAACGCGGTGCGCGGCTGGAGGGGCGGGGTCAGGGCGCGGCGCACTCACCCACTAACACAAATAGCGGTGTGTGGTCGTGGGGCGGTAATGGGGCGGGGATTTGGTGCGCATTGACCAATAGCATTGCACAATTTGTTTGATTGACAGAGGAATAAACAaatcaaaatgcagaaaacacaaattaGCAGAGATGACGGTGCGGGATGACAGCCCAAGTCTTATTGATCAGCAGAAGCAATTAATGACAAAACAAACCAATCAAACTCTTGTACCCAGATTTAAAGGCGGAGATTACCCTGCTGCCCACTCACGGGCTCTGTTTTGGTACAAGTGGGCGGCTCCGCGCTCCGCCAATGGGAAGGAGCCGCGGCCGTGACGGAAGTGACGCCGCCGTACCGGGCTCGGTACCGGGCCCGCGCCATGGAGGCCTGGGTGCGCTTCAGCGCCCAGAGCCAGGCCCGGGAGCGCCTCCTCAGGTGCGGCCGCGGTTCcgcgggcaggggaggggggTCACGGGGGTCCCGGGGCGGAGAGGCGATCCCAGAGAACGGGGGGTCCCCGGTGATGTCCCCGGTGCCCCCCGTGACTCCCTCGTTGTCCCCAGGGCCGCCCAGTACGCCTGTGTGTTGGCCGGGGCTGCGCTGAGCCGCTCCGGGGGCAGCTCCGGGACCCTGAgccggctgcagcagctggaggcgCACCTGAGCCTGGGCCGCAAGcgtgagtggggctggggggggtTCAGGGGGGGTTTGAGGGGGGGATTCGGGGGTCTCGCACCCCCGGTAACCCCCCTGGTGTCCCCCCCCTCCTGTAGTGCTGCCTTTGGGGCGTTTtgaggggggattttggggtctcaAACCCCTGGTGTCCCCCTCTGCCTGTAATGCTGCGTTTGCGGGGCTCGGCTGAGGCGGTGAGGGGGGATCGGGGTGGTTTtgaggggggattttggggtcacacacccccagtgtccccccccCACCCCGTTTGCAgtttggggggctctggggaggatCAGGGCGGTTTTCAGGGCACATTTTGGGGTCTCACACCCCTGGTTTCTCCCCCCCCCCTTTTGCAGCGCTGCgtttggggggctcaggggaggGTCAGGATGGTTTTgaggggatattttggggtctCACAGCCCTGgtttcccctctcctctgcagtgctgcGTTTGGGGGCCTCAGGGTGGCCTtcagggtggattttggggtctcACACCCCTGGTGTCCCCCCTTCCTACAGTGTTGGGTTGGGGGAGGATCAAGGCAGTTTTGAGGGGACATCTTGGGGTCTCACACCGCATGGTGTCCCCCCTTTTGCAGTGCTGCatttggggggctctggggaggatCAGGGCGGTTTTCAGGGGACATTTTGGGGTCTCACACCCCTGTTTCTCCCCCCCCCCTTTTGCAGTGCTGCGTTTGGGGGCCTCAGGGTGGCTTtcagggtggattttggggtctcACACCGCACGATGTCCCCCCGTTTGCAGTGCTGCATTTGGGGGGCTCTGCCGAGGCTCTGGGGGACTCAGGGTGGTTTTgaggggatattttggggtctCACACCCCTGgtttcccctctcctctgcagtgctgcGTTTGGGGGCCTCAGGGTGGCCTtcagggtggattttgggggtctcACACCACATGGTGTCCCCCCGTTTGCACTGCTGCatttggggggctctggggaggatCAGGGTGGTTTTGAGGGGACGTTTTGGGGTCTCACACCCCTGTTTCCCCCCCCCTTTTGCAGTACTGCGTTTGGGAGCCTCAGGGTGGTTTTCAGGGGACGTTTTGGGGTCTCACACCCCTGTTTCCCCCCCCCCTATTGCAGTGCTGCGTTTGGGGGGCTCTGCCGAGGCTCTGGGGGACTCAGGGTGGTTTTGAGGGGACATTTTGGGGTCTCACACCCCTGTTTTCCCCCCCCTCATTGCAGTGCTGCGTCTGGGGGGCTCTGCCGAGGCCCTGGGGGGCGCCCAGCGCTCGCTGCACCTCCCTGACCCCGTGCTGCGCTTCTGCCTCACCCTGTCGCACCTGAACCGCGCTCTGTTCCTGGCCTGCGACAACGTCCTGTGGGCCGGGAAAAGCGGCGTCCTGCCCGGCCTGGCCATGGAGAAATGGAGCCAGAGGTCCTTCAGGTGAGACAGGGGCTTGGGGAGGATTCCTGAGGGTGGGAAAGGCTCCTCAGGTGtgtggggtgggcagggaaTGGAATTACCCTGGGTTAGATAAGGAGTGGGATTCCCAAGGGAGGACAGAGAATGGGATTCCTGAGAAGAGCAGGGAATGGTGTTCCCCTGAGGAGAAAGAGGAGTGGAATTCCCAAGGGAGGACCGGGAATGGGATTTCcgagggagagcagggagtggGATTCCcttggggaaaataaataaaggaattcctgagggagagcagggaatggggggGCTCCCCACGGGAGAATAAGCAAGGGAATTCTCCAGAGAGAGCAGGGATTGAGGTTCctcagggagagagaaaatgaggttcctgagggagagcagggaatggggctcccctgagggaaataaataatggaattcctgagggagagcagggaatggaaTTCCCCTGgggaaaataaagaatgaaattccttaggaaaagcagggaatgggatttccaagggagagcagggaatggggtTCCCCTGGGGGAAAATAAATTGAATCCTTGAGGGAATGCAGGGAATGGAGTTCTtgagagagagcagggaatggagTTCTTGTGGGGAAAAGAATGAAATTcctgagggagagcagggaatgggattCCTCTGGGGAGAATAAGGAATGGAATTcctgagggagagcagggaatggggtTCCCCTGGGGAGAAAGAGGAGTGGAATTCCCAATGGAGGGTAG includes:
- the PEX11B gene encoding peroxisomal membrane protein 11B yields the protein MEAWVRFSAQSQARERLLRAAQYACVLAGAALSRSGGSSGTLSRLQQLEAHLSLGRKLLRLGGSAEALGGAQRSLHLPDPVLRFCLTLSHLNRALFLACDNVLWAGKSGVLPGLAMEKWSQRSFRYYLFALVVNLSRDAYELRLLLERAGAARKRGRSAESRAQPRGQGRLQQLRLQLQLQLHLLLQVLRDNPPLLLDLLRNACDLVIPLERLGLCRSSPAVVGLCGLSSSLLSVITILHPWLKLKP